The sequence TTTTATCACTACTTATTGGTGTGCTCTCCTATGCCGCTTGCTTAGAGGACCCATTGTCCCTTCTTTTAATGATCAAACATAGTTAGTAAGTATGAGGACGGCAATAATACGGGAACGGATACGTATGGCAATTAAATGGATCATATGGTAATAATACGTTTTAAAAATCCTGTGCAATAAAATACGTACGGCAATGATACAGTACGTGTTTAATATGTGTTTAATACGGTTGTTCAGTAAAAATCTAGGACTAAAAATaattgtttgaaactaaattctaatctaccatgcttttatggacactaaaatccaatTTGATTTTCCAATATgaatcatttcccattcttttgaattttcacatttaatattaattaaatttaacccctaaaaaatgtatggtagaaagaactaagaggaTAATCAAACTTCATCTCTTCTTGTAACTTTTACAtgttctcttattcttcttggtGCGAAAACAATGTTCTagaagatggagaataagtGTTTGCAATCGTTCATCCCAGAGATGcgcttggattttcttgaaattccaTGGGGGTATAATCTAAGACCGGTCATggatcaattttaaggctcaagaacctcctctCTTCAACTCCTTTGACTTCTTAGATGTAGTATTGCAAGACTAAAGGGAGGAGAACACCTGTgtcatttccctctttctaattcttcacattgtccAGTTGCAACTATGTTTGTAAGTAATTGTCGGTCCAATTCAAatggttgattttcaacttccaatgggaagagaaacagagaagatgaaaggttgattgggttttcaacaattgatgggaagagaaatggagaagagaattaAAGCAGGGCATATTGATGTCTTACCTATCACCCTCTGTCGCTGGCCACCACCCTCTAAGAacggagatggaggaaaaggggTCATTGGGGTAAGGGTTcctcatttttttggtttaattagatgagggaagaagaaggttataGTTTCGATTGATTAGGGTTCCTATTAGAAGACAAGGATCGGGAATCAGAatttggcccatttgggttaatctcATGTTTTTTTTAACCCAACAGTTTTTTTGAGTATTTAAAATCTGCGTATTAAACGTTTTTTTAGATTGATAGGCCAAATTACGAACTCTTGAATTAAACGTTCGGATGCGTGTATTATACACATACAATACGTgtattttactaactatggaTCAAACACATAATGTAAATTGTATATTCCCTTTTTATCATATGATATAATAGCTCTAATTACTAATAATagtattaaaagaagaagaaaaaaaaaagaagtaacctagtgcacaaggctcccgctaatAACATTATGATCTCCTAAAATGTCCCCTCCCTTTCAAAAGTCTTCCAAAATTATTCATACTCGGAAATTCATGAGATGATTTCGTTTGTTGCCCCAACCAAAGATTTTACCTAATTAAAACACCTGGTTTGTACCTCAAGGCTCTATGGATCACCCTTTCTACCCACATAAATTTCAGTTATACTGAAGTTTTCCTtgtagtaaaataaaaatataagaatgCTCTCTACTTGACATCTAACATTTAAAATTACATATCATCCTCCCATATCTCACAAATAAGtgtaaagaaaaatttgaactttGTTCTAACCCATTTAGCTGTGGAGCCCTAAGTCTGGAGCatataacttttatttttttttatatatataacttttatatttttaatgtgataaaaaaaaatcacattagATAAATAAGTTAATTACACCAACTATCGTACcagttttcaaatttttttttttttttggcaagcaTATAAATTTCTTGGTTGTTCCAAAGATATCTTAAGATAATGTGAAGAGTTGACTTTAATTCAGTCAACTCTTCCTCCTTTTCATAGAAGGTAGCCAACTCAGGCATGTCATATGCAACCATCTTTCCTCTTAGAACATAAAGAAAAGAGACGTGTCTTGGTGaaacattttttgtattttttcttttctcttaataaaaaaaaaaaaaaaagtcatggcATGTGTTACATGTTTATTTGACAGTAACAACCAACTCAGGGATACCATTTGTTTTTGAGCTTTGAAAGATAAAATGTCACAATTTAATGAATCCTACATAAAATATTGtccattcttttcctttttgttaaaAGGTTTTTCACCTCATGAAATGGTTGATGATTTGATCATTTTAATTGTGTAGGATTGATGGTGTAAGATTTTATGATCATCTAAggtcctctttggtatcatttttctttttgatttttgttcacaaaaatggttttggctgcatttggtattatttatggagcttgtttctatttaaaaaaaattggtaaaacataaaaatgaaaaagagatcaagagtcatttatgtgccttggccaaaattgattttgagCTATTTTTGcgttgaactttaatgagcacgtgcttaaagtcccaatatgaaggggtaaagtagtcatttgcttgGCAATTAGAATTCCATGCTCCTTATCCAAAGTGGAAAAAGAGAGTTATAAAGTAGATTtgtgaagggaatctcttcacccatttattcaaaaaatcattttgcacatagagataccaaactatttctcatgAGAAATCATTTttctcaagtagttaccaaaccatttttatgttttgataaaaaatagttttcatgATTTTAGTTAAttaggtaaaaatcaaaaaggaaaatgatactAAAGAGGACCTAAGATCCACCATTTGTGGATTCCATAGTCTCTAGTATGTAccaccatggttttaaaaaacaTAATTGGATCAATATCTGTCCATTCATATCGATATCAATCGTGCCTAATACTGATACTAGTGCTTGTCTAATCTTGTATTGGTGGAATGGTTCTTATTAAGAATAaatctatcaaaaaaagaaattgaggGAAAAATCATTTGATAGAGTCCATCCCAGTCTGGAGATACCGATCTTGATaccattttttaaaaccaagCCTACCTCACAATACACGAAGCAACATTCCCAAACAAAGCTTTATTATgatcaaataaaaacataagaTAGCTGAGAAATTTAATCTCTAAAATGAATAAGGGAGAAGAATAAGCATACCACTCAAGTGCGGTAAGCTAGAGGGTGGCACCAATGGGAGAATGAGATGAGGTATCATACAGAAGGACGCAATgggtcatttcaaagggggGAGAGAGTCTATGAGAGACACACAGTAGACACGTTACAATGCATTAGTTGTGTGTCCAGCCTTTTTCAAATAAATCAAGGGAACAAGACATTGCCCGGCAATCACCCCTATGCCCTCTCTCAATATTGTTGTGTAGTAAatctaatcttttttttattattattttggatgTTGGTAGGCAAATATAGTTTCATCACAAGGATCTCAATCCTTGACCATCTTTTTTGAAGCATTTTTCACTTTAAAATCTTTCCATGGTTTTATCTCTTGTTAAAACAAGGTTTTAGTGAAAAACACCATTAATCTTACGCCTTGAACATTAAGTTGCAACCTGAGACCATAGAACAACAGAACCTTAAATTGCAGGTGAAGAACACCATCTGCCATTGTATCAACAATCTGAAACCGCTGCCAGCAACAGTAGAGAAAGGAGACCccaataaaaattaagaattaaacCTTAAACTACGAAACTATTAAGCTCTATCACGAACCTGCTTGATGGATGAAACCTTATGTGAATCATATTAAAAGAACAAGCGCTGTTCACCATTGAACCTTTAGGCTTGAAACCTTTAAAACCATTGGGAAAGATTACTGAacaagacaaagaaagaaaacacaGGAAAGTTGATGTGGTGAAGGATCCTTGTCAATTAATTGAAGTTGCAGGGAGCTATTGATTGGTAGAGAGATCACAGACAACAGGGAAAGCACATTTTCTAATAGATGTCCTCTGCAATCAACAAACCATATCCACGAACTAAAGGCAACTGTCAATTTTTAACAGGAGTTGAAGTGTTCAATGATTCACTCTTATGATTCTGGAAATTGGATGCTAACAAAAGGTGTCTGAAATGTTCACCAAACTTATCGATGTCGATCGATTCATTCTTGGCAGTTAGGGTCTTGCGCtccaaaaatccaaacaaaaccTTAACATGAACGATAACAAAAAGAGCTACTTCACTTCTATAGGACTATACTTCATCCTCCAGCCATGGATCAAGGACATTATTAACATCTTTTCATTATGTATTGATATGGTTTTGATATGCAGCATCTTTACCAACGAAGACAAGGAAACATGCAGTGAAGTTGCATAGGTAAAATTGAAGGCTGCTTCTATATACTTTTCTACATCAAGGAGATGAACAATATAGGTTCtctcaaagaaaggaaggaaaaaaaaatattatggtTTTCTAATTCCCACGAGAGAAAAGATGACCGCGTCTCATATAATAAATTCCACAAATGAGCGAGAAACTAACTTTCAAATGCTAAAAATAGTAGTTGCAAAGAATGGTAAGGAGAAAAATACAAGCACCCGCCTCATACTTCCGTCCTGATTAATCTGTCAACAGGCGTGTCACCTCCAGGCCCTGCCCGTTCTCTCTCCCTAGTCTGAATTTTGATCCTAAGAGCCACAGCAAGCTGATCTTTGGGGAGCTTGAGCACCACCAGCTGCTTGGTCTGGTGGGTTAATTCTGATCGTCTGAGGCTGCAGACACCGAAACAAATAAAGATGAGATCAATCAAGATTTCCTTTGAAACAAATAGAGGTATTAGCACGAGAATAACAGTACTCCTCTTTCAACACTCTCTGCCTCTGGCCGACAACATATTAAAATTCAACATTCTCTCTcgattataaaaaaaaacaccttaTATGTACAGAAAGATTCTGCATAAACCTTTGCCAGGATGCAGCAAATATTTCTAACCtcgaaagagaaaagagatggaACAAATAATGCATATTCTCTTTCAAAATAACAAGGACAACTTTATACCTCCGCTTTGGAGTCAGTTTCTGCAAGCCTTTGCTTTATATCTCTTGCTATTGAAAAGAAAACCTGCTCAACGTTTAAATTTGTCTTTGCACTCTGCAATGGGCAAGTCATAAGTGTCTTTCAGGATAAAGAGAGGAATGAAATACGAAGAAATAATACAGAAAACTATCCATCTGAGAGTTAATGTCAGTAACATAATATACTTACAGTCTCAAAGAACTTGATACCATACTCATCAGCAAGTGCTTGGCCCTTTGAGGTAGGAACAGCCTAGAAAAGGAAATAGGGAAAGGTCATCCCAAAATAAATAGggaaaaagcaaaagcaaaaaaaaacagAACCAGAGAGCAGAGAGCCCATGAATATCACCCAATCATTCTCAACTCTAGGGTCCCAGCAACCTAAATCATGCAACTCAAAATAAACTACTTCCTAACCAAAGAGCTCAAGCTCACAACAAACTATTGTAGTAAAATAACTCAACTACAGAGGCGAAGCAAAGCAGAACTTACCCTTTTGCTTTCATCCATGTCAGCCTTGTTCCCCACCAGTATCTTGTTGACATTGTCAGAAGCATGCTGTTCAATGTTGCGAATCCAGTTCCTAATGTCTGTGTACATGACAATAAACCAGCTTAACAAGAACCAATGGAAACAGAGAAAAAATTGACAAGCTATAATAACATCGCAAGAGCTAGGCCGATCTCCCCCTGCCATCTGCTGCATGGCAAATGAAATTAAGTGGCTGAtggaaataaaatcctaaatgtAGTCTCTGAGAGCCACATAGTAAGTAGCTGGCTCACTTTCCAGTCTCCCTTAGATGGGTAGAGTATAAAAAACTTGTGGTTTCTGAAAACTGAATATGGCTATCCAAactttaattaataaaaaattgaaggaaaagTAGGCAGTTACTGTTAAATGATGACTCATCGGTAACATCATACACCAGCAGAATACCCATCGCTCCACGATAGTAAGCTGCAGAAAAAAGAAACTACTTTAAGCAACACTCTTAACCATGTAAAATGGATTTTGGGGCTTGCAAAAATAATGTGGACAAAAATAGTTATGAGGACCATCTAGGAGAGCGGTTAAAAGTTGGAACATCACATACATCACCAAAATAGCAGTACTGAAGGGTAGGAACAAACTACCCATGAACCCAAGGAAATCTCATTGGCCCAGGAACAAAATGATCCTTAGCCATCTAGCCTAGACAACTCAATTTCACAGTCCATCAAATTCTAGTAATGGTCCAAATTactatgatgcatgaggtaagCATTGGATTGGTGTTTCGCCTCCAAGATCATCGATTTTGACACAGTTCCAATCTTTTCCATGTAGTCATCCAAACACAGGAAAGACATCGTCTACCATAGCTTCCGGACCTGACAATATCCTGCAAAAATAAGGGCAATATTTATGAGATAAAGCATTAACCTGTTGTGATAGTTCGGAACCGCTCCTGACCAGCCGTGTCCCAGATCTGCAGTTTGATCCGTTTACCATCGAGCTCAATTGTTCTTATCTTAAAATCAATACTGCAGAAAAAATCATTTCCTTTACAGATGATTAGTAAATCAAACAAGAAAGAATAATTATTTAATGCATGATgacaaaaatgataaaaagcaCAGACCCAATGGTAGTAATAAAGCTGGTAGTGAATGAACCATCTGAGAAGCGCAAAAGAAGGCAACTCTTGCCCACACCTGCAAAGGAATTTGACGAGGAACGACTAAAATCAGAATATTCAATTGAAAACTGACATTATTTCCATTTTACAAGGATTGGAACTGATAGAAAAGATTCCAAGAACAGCTCATCCATTCAAACAATGGCATTCAACAGTGTCAATTGCAAGACTTGTTAAATATATAAGAACAAAGACTTAATCAAGGTGTTCTTCAGAAGTTGACGAGCAAAGCTAAATGTgagatattttcaaaaaaaaattgagaacaCTGTCATAGGGCATACCAGATAACTCTGGCCATAACATTCTGGTTTTGTCAAAACATGATAAGATGGAACTTCCCAAAATTTCATTCAGTCATAAACGCACGTTCTTCACACCAGCTTGGATGTCAAACATACAAATCAAATATAGGTCCCTAGGAGTTGAATATTTGTATCAATGTAGAATTTATTGTGgttaataatgaaaattcaatGGTCACCAATCAGAGACATCAGAGAGTCTCTCACTCTTAACAGCATAACATGTGTCAAGCAGATAGATGACAAACACATCTCCAATCCGAACTATTAACTGATTTTCTTATTTGACTTTTGGAATAGGACAATTTGCCTTTGCTCCCAAATGCAATACCCGTAGGAACAATGAATTTACACAATTATCTTCTTATGGATAGACTGAACTTTGTAAAGCTCACCAATGGCCTTATTTCTTTCTGTTACTTGTGGACCATGTTGCCTAGACAAGTACAAAAGGAAATCAAATGGCCTTCGTTGTTTAcagacaaataaaaaaattgtctgACAAGATCAGAACGAGCGCAAATACCAAGTTAAAACAACAATTTGGAATCAAATGGTTTTCAGATAAGCAAGActgaaaaaaatatagaaaatgaaTTTAGCAAGAACAAAAAGAGACGCAAAGGTGAGGTGTCAATACATAATGCAAGTTGAGGCATTAAAAAACAGGAAGATAGTAAAATGATTTGGGTGTAATAAGAAACAGAAATCATATAATTTAACAGTGTACATGCCTACAATAGCTGCATGGATATATAAACATATCTAACAAGTGAACAATGTGTATATACAGTTATAGACGGTAAATGCACAAATTTTATTTCCCAAATGCACATAGAAAACACGGTAGATTAATTCAACAatctaccctcaaataaaataGCACCCGCACCACAGGCCTACTAAAGCACGCTGCCATCTGCAGGTCCCAACCACCCCGTAAACACACATGCACATAAAAATcccaccatagttgtcaaggcgttgcctaggcaGTCCAGGCGCCTAGTTGGTGTCGCCTTGcgtccaggccccctccaacaccttgggtcgcctaggCACCACTTAGGAGTCCAAGCTCTTTCTTGAGTCCAATGTGATAGCACACCTTGTTGACACTTCGCAAAtttacattgatttatgtttattggtttgttttttgatgaatgtGCTACACTTTGTTCATTATAGGTTGGTCTTCTCATATTAGGCCATTACTgacataattattttttttatttcattgatatttcttctatgttgcatataagcataattatataaaataatcaTAGTCATATTACGTAAGTCATATACTACACACCTAGGGTGCCTATGTGGGCACCTTGTCACCTAAGTGCCCCCTTCAACACCTTAGATCGCCTAgtcgccatgacaactatggtctagACACCGTGACAACAATGGAACCCACCATGGTAGTGGCACAAATACTTAGCCGGTTAGCCCCAAATAAAGGAGGGTTTCATCAGACTGCCAACCAGAATTAAACCTTTTGCCTAACCATTTGAAGATGAATActgcatatttttttattttttttattttttttaagctttTAAACCTTGTGTCAGGCATGGGTGGCCCTAGATGCGGTAAATTGAATAATATTTGTGCACCAGAACAATGTGGATGGGAtataaggcttagttgagttgaattTTGCAGTttgaatattatatatatatatatatatatatatgacaacATTAATTTGGTCACGACGCCTATTCTTAGAACTCCAAACCATGGTAGAACCCTTACAATCAAtaatttataagaaaatcaCCTCTTATATTGAAGAATAATTAGATTAACTAAGTTGAATCCACATTTTATAACTAATACTTCTCATGCACTAACTAGTAGTGTTTCAAGCGAATTTCTAGATATTATTACTTACAGGGATGCATATCTTACATAAATTCTGTTAAGGCATGG is a genomic window of Macadamia integrifolia cultivar HAES 741 chromosome 13, SCU_Mint_v3, whole genome shotgun sequence containing:
- the LOC122060144 gene encoding ras-related protein RABE1c, which codes for MAAPPARARADYDYLIKLLLIGDSGVGKSCLLLRFSDGSFTTSFITTIGIDFKIRTIELDGKRIKLQIWDTAGQERFRTITTAYYRGAMGILLVYDVTDESSFNNIRNWIRNIEQHASDNVNKILVGNKADMDESKRAVPTSKGQALADEYGIKFFETSAKTNLNVEQVFFSIARDIKQRLAETDSKAEPQTIRINPPDQAAGGAQAPQRSACCGS